Proteins encoded in a region of the Streptacidiphilus rugosus AM-16 genome:
- a CDS encoding ATP-binding protein, whose translation MPAWILTPDAQAPARARRLVADQLAAWQLDQLADDAVLVVSELVSNAIRLGQAVCLAVRAVAAAGRRMLRIEVTDSGIGPVASAPSLPGDDAEHGRGLPIVEMLTDSWGCDQDTHHTLVWAQFPIPATATYTTLAAA comes from the coding sequence GTGCCGGCCTGGATCCTGACGCCCGACGCGCAGGCCCCGGCCCGAGCCCGGCGCCTGGTGGCCGACCAGCTCGCCGCTTGGCAGCTGGACCAACTCGCCGACGACGCCGTTCTGGTTGTCTCCGAGCTGGTCAGCAATGCGATTCGGCTTGGCCAGGCCGTGTGTCTGGCGGTCCGCGCCGTGGCCGCTGCCGGTCGCCGGATGCTCCGCATTGAGGTCACCGACTCAGGAATTGGCCCTGTCGCCTCCGCCCCCAGCCTTCCGGGTGACGACGCGGAACACGGCCGCGGTCTGCCGATCGTTGAAATGCTCACGGACTCCTGGGGTTGTGACCAGGACACCCATCACACACTCGTCTGGGCCCAGTTTCCCATCCCCGCGACCGCGACGTACACGACCCTGGCCGCAGCGTGA
- a CDS encoding IS3 family transposase encodes MTVHPFIEAEKQAGHNVKRACELLQVSRAAFYARRNGEPGPRAVRDTELTSKITDIHADSRGSYGAPRVHAQLQQSGDRCGRRRVARLMRQAGLEGRHRRRRHRTTIPDPQAASRPDLVLRDFQPDPTALDARWCGDITYIATEEGWLYLATVIDIASRRVVGWATADHLRTELVADALRAACRTRRPSAPVIFHTDRGCQYTSHEFAALARDFGVRLSVGRTGQCWDNALAESFFATLKRELIGDRTWPSRAAVRSAIFEWIEGWYNIRRLHSSLGYRTPAGYENVLAA; translated from the coding sequence GTGACGGTCCACCCGTTCATCGAGGCGGAGAAGCAGGCAGGTCACAACGTCAAACGAGCGTGTGAACTGCTCCAGGTCTCCCGTGCCGCCTTCTACGCCCGCCGCAACGGCGAGCCCGGTCCCCGCGCCGTCCGCGACACCGAGCTGACCTCGAAGATCACGGACATCCACGCGGACTCCAGGGGAAGCTACGGAGCCCCACGCGTCCACGCGCAGCTCCAGCAGAGCGGCGACCGGTGCGGACGCCGCCGGGTCGCCAGGCTGATGCGCCAGGCAGGCCTTGAGGGTCGACACCGCCGCCGGCGCCACCGCACCACGATCCCGGACCCGCAGGCGGCCTCCCGGCCGGACCTGGTCCTGCGCGATTTCCAGCCCGACCCGACGGCCCTGGACGCGCGCTGGTGCGGCGACATCACGTACATCGCGACCGAGGAGGGCTGGCTCTACCTGGCCACGGTCATCGACATCGCCTCGCGTCGCGTTGTCGGCTGGGCCACCGCCGACCATCTGCGGACCGAACTGGTCGCAGACGCCCTGCGAGCGGCCTGCAGGACCCGCCGCCCATCGGCTCCGGTGATCTTCCACACGGACCGCGGCTGCCAATACACGAGTCACGAATTCGCCGCCCTAGCAAGAGACTTCGGCGTCCGCCTGTCGGTTGGCCGGACCGGGCAGTGCTGGGACAACGCGCTCGCGGAGTCGTTCTTCGCCACCCTGAAGCGGGAGCTGATCGGCGACCGCACGTGGCCGAGCCGGGCGGCTGTCCGCTCCGCGATCTTCGAGTGGATCGAGGGCTGGTACAACATACGCAGGCTGCACAGCAGCCTCGGCTACCGCACTCCCGCCGGCTACGAGAACGTCCTGGCGGCCTGA
- a CDS encoding transposase: MESMGKKKPRPRRSFTPEFKAEIVDLCQRGDRSVGQVAKDFDLTETAVRDWIRQAEVNAGQRDGLTSDEREELARLRRENRRLREDVEVLKRATAFFAKETR, encoded by the coding sequence ATGGAGAGCATGGGGAAGAAGAAGCCGAGGCCCAGGCGCTCGTTCACGCCGGAGTTCAAGGCCGAGATCGTCGACCTGTGCCAGCGCGGCGACCGGTCCGTCGGTCAGGTCGCGAAGGACTTCGACCTGACCGAGACCGCGGTGCGCGACTGGATCCGCCAGGCCGAGGTCAACGCCGGTCAACGGGACGGCTTGACCAGCGACGAACGCGAGGAACTGGCCCGGCTGCGGCGGGAGAACCGCCGCCTGCGCGAGGACGTCGAGGTTCTCAAGCGGGCCACGGCTTTCTTCGCGAAGGAGACCCGGTGA
- a CDS encoding GNAT family N-acetyltransferase → MAPQAERTPSSARPSAVLVPLALGDWVDEFTDVQAQANGFPLHETAARRGMIASHTDEPGIRSVGAFNVDRLVGFAFGAPFDTRWSWAARMTDALAANRNWAAYGAPFWLLEIHVVPGLWRQKIGTRLLAELLSTASDQWIGLTRLASAHRARQFYERAGFCDLPTVPAPPGYVVMGAPPVTQRVPDTFCGDGSRTIGTASAFAKPSPRRLLQRGAVSAAETTRRQT, encoded by the coding sequence TTGGCACCTCAGGCAGAGCGCACGCCGTCCTCGGCGCGCCCATCCGCCGTGCTCGTCCCGCTGGCGCTGGGGGACTGGGTGGACGAGTTCACCGACGTCCAAGCCCAGGCGAACGGATTCCCTCTGCACGAGACGGCCGCTCGGCGTGGCATGATCGCGTCGCACACCGACGAGCCCGGCATCCGCTCGGTGGGTGCCTTCAACGTCGACCGGCTCGTCGGCTTCGCGTTCGGGGCCCCTTTCGACACCAGGTGGTCCTGGGCCGCGCGGATGACGGATGCCCTTGCCGCGAACAGGAACTGGGCCGCCTATGGCGCGCCATTCTGGTTGTTGGAGATCCACGTCGTTCCTGGCCTGTGGCGCCAGAAGATCGGGACCAGACTCCTCGCCGAGCTTCTTTCAACAGCTTCCGATCAGTGGATCGGACTGACGAGGTTGGCCAGTGCGCATCGCGCGCGCCAGTTCTATGAACGCGCCGGCTTCTGTGACCTGCCGACCGTCCCAGCGCCGCCTGGCTACGTCGTGATGGGAGCGCCCCCGGTCACGCAGAGAGTGCCCGACACCTTCTGCGGTGACGGTAGCCGGACAATCGGTACCGCGAGCGCGTTCGCGAAGCCGTCACCCCGCCGCCTGCTCCAGCGAGGCGCGGTATCAGCGGCCGAAACGACGCGGAGGCAGACGTGA
- a CDS encoding helix-turn-helix transcriptional regulator, producing MRHLLAVLVLRLTRLTNVVGGSAPVPPDPAYLRFQDAVERGFARSRRVEDYARALGYSPRTLSRATRSSVGAGAKEFIDRRVMLEAKRLLAHSDQSATQIAVRLGFPSATNFNKYFHQRAGQTPLAFRATVRGGTPLPTA from the coding sequence ATGCGGCACCTGCTCGCGGTTCTCGTACTCCGGCTCACACGTCTCACCAACGTTGTCGGCGGCAGTGCCCCCGTACCCCCGGACCCGGCCTATCTGCGGTTCCAGGACGCCGTCGAGCGCGGTTTCGCACGGAGTCGACGGGTCGAGGACTACGCACGGGCTCTCGGCTACTCGCCGCGCACTCTTTCGCGCGCCACACGCTCCAGCGTCGGTGCCGGTGCCAAGGAGTTCATCGACCGCCGCGTGATGCTGGAGGCCAAGCGACTGCTGGCCCACAGTGACCAGAGCGCGACCCAGATCGCCGTGCGGCTCGGCTTCCCCAGCGCCACCAACTTCAACAAGTACTTCCACCAGCGGGCGGGCCAGACCCCGCTCGCCTTCCGGGCCACTGTCCGCGGCGGCACGCCGCTGCCGACGGCATGA
- a CDS encoding transposase family protein has translation MCRQFAAPCSAPVRRLAWGTGLVDRLSSLPDPRDRRGQRHPLVSVLLVAASAVLAGARSFRAIGQGAAAAPQHTLSRLGAGRRRSRRVPRVQYLDDPPGHRHRLPRWPGRPHPAATRSRRTPSRSTATAAAARGTVIRPPPTCSPR, from the coding sequence ATGTGCCGGCAGTTTGCCGCCCCCTGCTCTGCACCCGTGCGTCGACTCGCATGGGGCACTGGTCTGGTGGATCGACTCTCATCGCTGCCGGATCCGCGTGACCGGCGCGGCCAGCGTCACCCGCTGGTGAGCGTGCTGCTGGTCGCGGCCTCGGCGGTGCTCGCCGGGGCGCGTTCCTTCCGGGCGATCGGACAGGGGGCCGCCGCAGCCCCACAGCACACCCTGTCCCGGCTCGGCGCGGGCCGTCGGCGTTCTCGGCGTGTGCCTCGCGTCCAGTACCTCGACGATCCGCCGGGTCATCGGCACCGTCTGCCCAGGTGGCCCGGCAGACCTCACCCGGCGGCGACCCGCTCGCGGCGGACACCCTCGCGGTCGACGGCAACAGCAGCCGCGGCTCGCGGCACGGTGATCCGCCCGCCGCCCACCTGCTCGCCGCGATGA
- a CDS encoding poly(ADP-ribose) polymerase family protein, which produces MVFQDSQQESMIINQIRDEWLDLERDTEAFLATFSNCGNTLIPAPAALLRMKPAETLAAAGPEASYFWAYFDAMERYFYGLEVDGDTTLKKSSLAFEAYVLGFWKELGALRRDVEAANSQFSDYVTYIQDGQEGPSEISPYAEPFREGINVLLERLTDIYNLTLRLSKWVSKEYELYLTAAKSRSESAMGAAGEASEELVRLRSQAEAMGYGDITVLSDPNTGRYFYAQDGAEGERAVWIASQNAMLGMGLLYHGTNYAAIRKIQEEGLRPSGDSSAYGAGVYLTPNAEIAAKFSSRTDVFTSALDRAGGSGGEGPVAVSKWNNDHAVLVLGQITGQTWEHLVADVPAGASGIPTDVHNPEYWNSWARQNGYSAMYVKEPNYLIVFNEEAIETFGILDKKDELHADKSGWTAKVKALKEEPFSPIPPTGNVYPAQNPFGSIPDEPAGSGRLTMKDAYKGEQRSSKTPKIQEMTGDEKSRNRVSTYYCDELTAELLEVEPNEGRIVRSKDQPNKIPHPGSYIWVMSSDEKVYLINKRKVIITTYKDGKRSSEERELASDGNALLDLVNELRNSGVDWYVQTMHHSSPVRARNVEAGGHISIGDDGVILSLTHTTGHFRATSEDLYRASAKLQDRGYKISDVPNIQVTQYTGPMGDAAREPVNLTGAQFLSAGSYGHPLGEAPGMTPSPEAEGGSSFAIHAHEKLTDDLEVWQKATPEERKRIRSGKRMHSIDDISLPSDPGAGDEGHGKDDEQEYRNVHLVRKAHDEIELTVAAEEDPNKVSAMRKEFWGKFFGRYGDAFVEISTDSYTGQLFSCRDKATNIVVNLLE; this is translated from the coding sequence ATGGTGTTCCAGGACAGCCAACAGGAATCGATGATCATTAATCAGATCCGCGACGAGTGGCTAGATCTTGAACGTGACACAGAAGCTTTTCTTGCGACTTTCTCGAATTGCGGCAATACTCTGATTCCGGCGCCTGCGGCACTTTTGAGAATGAAGCCAGCAGAAACGTTGGCTGCGGCCGGGCCCGAGGCCTCCTACTTCTGGGCATATTTCGATGCGATGGAAAGGTATTTCTACGGCCTCGAGGTCGACGGCGATACGACCCTGAAAAAGTCCTCCCTTGCCTTCGAGGCCTATGTACTCGGCTTCTGGAAGGAGCTGGGCGCACTCAGGAGGGACGTCGAAGCTGCCAACAGTCAATTTTCCGACTATGTCACTTACATTCAAGACGGCCAGGAAGGCCCGTCGGAGATAAGTCCGTACGCGGAACCCTTCAGAGAAGGTATCAATGTTCTGCTGGAAAGGCTCACGGACATCTATAATCTCACTTTGCGGCTGAGCAAGTGGGTGTCGAAGGAGTACGAGCTGTATCTCACGGCGGCGAAGTCCCGTTCCGAATCTGCCATGGGGGCGGCCGGGGAAGCATCGGAAGAACTTGTGAGGCTGCGCAGTCAGGCCGAAGCCATGGGCTACGGGGACATCACTGTCCTTTCCGATCCGAATACGGGGCGTTATTTCTACGCTCAGGACGGAGCCGAGGGCGAGAGAGCTGTCTGGATAGCTTCTCAGAACGCGATGCTGGGCATGGGGCTCCTTTATCATGGAACGAACTACGCTGCGATTCGGAAGATTCAGGAGGAGGGCCTCAGGCCCTCTGGCGACAGCTCTGCATACGGGGCGGGTGTCTATTTGACTCCCAATGCGGAGATTGCAGCAAAATTTTCTTCCCGGACCGATGTTTTTACTTCCGCCTTGGATCGGGCGGGAGGCTCCGGTGGCGAGGGTCCGGTGGCGGTCAGCAAATGGAACAACGACCATGCCGTTCTCGTGCTCGGCCAGATTACCGGGCAAACATGGGAGCACCTCGTGGCCGATGTTCCGGCGGGGGCGAGTGGGATTCCCACGGACGTACATAATCCGGAATACTGGAATAGCTGGGCGCGCCAGAACGGCTACAGTGCGATGTATGTAAAAGAACCGAACTATCTCATTGTATTCAATGAAGAGGCGATAGAAACCTTCGGAATCCTTGACAAGAAGGATGAGCTCCACGCGGACAAATCCGGATGGACTGCCAAGGTCAAGGCCTTGAAGGAAGAGCCATTCAGTCCAATCCCGCCCACGGGGAACGTGTATCCGGCGCAAAACCCGTTCGGCTCGATTCCGGACGAACCCGCTGGATCCGGCAGGCTCACCATGAAGGACGCCTACAAGGGCGAGCAAAGAAGTTCAAAGACACCCAAGATACAGGAAATGACTGGCGACGAAAAGTCCAGGAACCGGGTCTCGACATACTATTGCGACGAATTGACCGCAGAGCTCCTCGAGGTCGAGCCCAATGAAGGAAGGATCGTCAGGAGCAAGGACCAGCCGAACAAGATACCTCATCCGGGGTCCTACATCTGGGTGATGTCCAGCGACGAGAAAGTCTACCTGATCAACAAGCGAAAAGTCATAATCACCACATACAAGGACGGCAAGAGATCTTCAGAGGAGCGAGAGCTGGCTTCGGACGGGAACGCCCTTCTTGACCTTGTAAATGAATTGAGAAACTCTGGGGTGGACTGGTACGTGCAAACGATGCACCACTCCTCGCCGGTAAGGGCCAGGAACGTCGAAGCGGGTGGACACATCAGTATCGGGGACGACGGAGTAATTCTCAGCCTCACACACACGACTGGGCACTTCCGGGCGACGAGTGAAGACCTGTACCGCGCTTCGGCCAAACTTCAGGACCGAGGCTACAAGATATCGGACGTGCCGAATATCCAGGTGACTCAGTACACCGGCCCCATGGGCGATGCAGCCAGGGAGCCCGTGAATCTGACTGGCGCTCAGTTCCTCTCCGCGGGTAGCTACGGGCACCCCTTGGGCGAGGCACCGGGCATGACGCCAAGCCCGGAAGCGGAAGGTGGCAGTTCCTTCGCAATCCATGCACACGAGAAATTGACAGACGATCTGGAGGTATGGCAGAAGGCAACTCCGGAGGAAAGGAAGAGGATCAGAAGCGGGAAGCGGATGCACTCCATCGACGACATCAGTCTGCCCTCCGATCCCGGCGCTGGCGACGAGGGGCACGGCAAGGACGACGAGCAGGAATACAGGAACGTCCACCTTGTCAGGAAGGCACATGACGAGATCGAGCTGACCGTGGCGGCGGAGGAAGATCCGAATAAAGTCTCTGCGATGCGAAAGGAATTTTGGGGGAAGTTCTTCGGCAGGTACGGCGATGCTTTCGTCGAAATCTCCACGGATTCCTATACCGGCCAGCTCTTCAGCTGCAGAGACAAAGCTACGAACATCGTAGTAAATCTCCTCGAGTAG
- a CDS encoding NAD(P)-dependent alcohol dehydrogenase: MTVHVRAYAAVGPKQPLQPTEYELGPLHPNDVQIQVSHCGLCRSDLDQIDNRSGTVPYPLVAGHEIIGMVSAVGSAITHLQAGQRVGVGPICSTCLSCQYCADGRDNLCRKMEFTIGGGRRGGFASVVQVPAPYAFPIPDSLAPENAAPLLCAGVTSYAPLRQHTSANSHVGVIGIGGLGHLALKFAAARGSEVTAISSSASKNDAARRFGAHHFVVSSDPEQMRKAAGSLDFILSTVDVDLNWLDYLSLLRPDGKICIVGASLGPINVPAGLLILGQYAFVGSAAGGRAVSAEMLEFSSRHRIWAETETMPIAEINNAIELMRSGKAPFRLVLAHE, encoded by the coding sequence ATGACTGTCCACGTCCGTGCCTACGCCGCGGTGGGCCCCAAGCAACCGCTGCAGCCCACGGAGTACGAACTCGGTCCGCTCCATCCCAACGATGTGCAGATCCAAGTGAGCCATTGCGGCCTCTGCCGCAGTGACCTCGATCAGATCGACAATCGCTCTGGCACGGTTCCCTATCCTCTCGTTGCCGGACATGAAATCATCGGCATGGTCAGCGCGGTCGGCTCAGCCATCACGCATCTCCAAGCAGGACAGCGTGTGGGAGTCGGGCCAATCTGCAGCACGTGTCTCAGTTGCCAGTACTGCGCGGACGGCCGGGACAACCTGTGCCGGAAGATGGAGTTCACCATCGGCGGCGGACGTCGCGGCGGTTTCGCCAGCGTGGTGCAGGTGCCGGCCCCCTATGCCTTCCCGATCCCGGACTCGCTGGCGCCCGAGAATGCCGCACCGCTCCTTTGCGCCGGCGTGACGTCGTATGCGCCCCTCCGACAACACACCAGCGCGAACTCGCACGTTGGCGTCATCGGTATCGGCGGACTCGGACACCTGGCACTTAAATTCGCCGCCGCGCGCGGCAGCGAGGTCACCGCGATCTCCAGCAGCGCCAGCAAGAACGACGCAGCGCGCCGCTTCGGTGCACATCACTTCGTCGTCAGCTCGGATCCCGAGCAGATGCGTAAGGCTGCTGGTTCGCTCGACTTCATCCTTTCCACGGTCGACGTGGACCTGAACTGGCTCGATTACCTCAGCCTCCTGCGGCCGGACGGCAAGATCTGCATCGTCGGCGCTTCACTGGGGCCCATCAATGTACCCGCCGGCCTGCTCATCCTGGGTCAGTACGCCTTCGTCGGCAGCGCCGCAGGGGGCCGGGCTGTCTCGGCAGAGATGCTCGAGTTCTCTTCACGTCACCGCATCTGGGCCGAGACGGAGACCATGCCGATCGCGGAAATCAACAACGCGATCGAGCTCATGCGCAGCGGCAAAGCACCGTTCCGCCTCGTGCTCGCTCACGAATAG
- a CDS encoding MFS transporter: MLIRRPADNLGELIDPRRELGTTQLSAGQSTADACKHGRPGNWHENTAGYLPCVQSAWAHAAPEETMAMSKTAAPSLPGLGRTLRGRPSDRAAAFAALRTRNFRWYLAGRLVSGIGDWIQRIAQSWLVLTLTGSTTDVAVTLALQFLPIVLLAVAGGGLADRIDKRRLLLVCEVCLGLLAATLAMLTLYRVVQIWEVYALAFGLGLVCAVEAPARKAFVPELVGEEQLASAVGLTLATYQTTRLVGPAVAGLLTTTVGIGWAFAANAASFVAVVAALLGLRTAELHPAPSSADRQRAGFREGLHDVAGRPRLVRVLLLAAAVGTFGYNFSVVLPGFAYHVFHSGLQWYGLMNTALAAGALAGSVLIARRRHRTLDPPVAAVAVFCILEMTTALAPSPWVFVCLLAALGLAGGTIYPSCTTAALTLSDPAMRGRVMALLTLGWEGTYPASALVTGLVCAHMGARAAMVLCGLIPLLVATAIITHLRHGRGRGSRFRAAKVAP, from the coding sequence GTGCTGATCCGTCGACCAGCAGACAACCTCGGCGAACTCATCGATCCCCGGCGCGAGCTCGGGACAACGCAGCTCAGTGCCGGTCAATCGACGGCCGATGCCTGTAAGCACGGCCGTCCGGGCAACTGGCATGAGAACACGGCCGGATACCTTCCCTGCGTACAGTCGGCTTGGGCCCACGCGGCTCCTGAGGAGACCATGGCGATGTCGAAGACAGCGGCTCCGAGCCTGCCAGGACTTGGCCGGACCCTGCGGGGCCGCCCTTCCGACCGTGCGGCGGCCTTTGCGGCTTTGAGGACGCGCAACTTCCGGTGGTATCTCGCGGGACGGCTTGTGTCCGGCATCGGCGACTGGATCCAGCGGATCGCCCAGAGCTGGCTGGTGCTCACCCTCACCGGAAGCACCACGGACGTGGCAGTGACTCTCGCGCTGCAGTTCCTGCCCATCGTCCTGCTGGCAGTAGCCGGTGGAGGGCTGGCGGACCGGATCGACAAGCGCAGGCTACTGTTGGTCTGCGAAGTCTGCCTGGGCTTGCTGGCAGCAACCCTCGCCATGCTGACCCTCTATCGCGTAGTCCAGATCTGGGAAGTGTACGCCTTGGCATTCGGGCTCGGACTGGTGTGCGCTGTCGAGGCACCGGCCCGGAAGGCCTTCGTGCCGGAGCTGGTGGGTGAGGAGCAATTGGCCAGTGCGGTGGGCCTGACGCTGGCCACCTACCAGACGACGCGCCTCGTCGGCCCGGCCGTGGCGGGGCTGCTGACCACAACGGTGGGCATCGGCTGGGCCTTCGCCGCGAACGCTGCCTCCTTTGTCGCGGTGGTGGCCGCCCTGCTCGGCCTGCGTACCGCCGAGCTCCACCCGGCGCCTTCATCGGCAGACCGGCAACGAGCGGGATTTCGCGAGGGACTGCACGATGTCGCCGGCCGGCCTCGGCTGGTTCGGGTTCTGCTGCTGGCGGCGGCCGTGGGAACGTTCGGCTACAACTTCTCCGTCGTGCTCCCCGGTTTCGCCTACCACGTCTTTCATTCCGGCCTGCAGTGGTACGGCCTGATGAACACCGCTCTCGCCGCGGGGGCTCTCGCAGGCTCGGTGCTGATCGCACGACGCAGACACCGCACACTGGACCCTCCCGTTGCCGCTGTGGCCGTTTTCTGCATCCTGGAAATGACCACAGCGCTGGCTCCTTCCCCCTGGGTATTCGTGTGCCTCCTGGCGGCGCTGGGCCTTGCTGGAGGGACGATCTACCCCTCGTGCACCACGGCAGCGCTTACCCTCAGCGACCCGGCGATGCGCGGGCGCGTCATGGCTCTGCTCACGCTCGGCTGGGAAGGTACCTACCCCGCTTCTGCCCTGGTGACGGGCCTGGTCTGTGCACACATGGGTGCTCGGGCAGCGATGGTCCTGTGTGGGCTGATTCCCCTGCTCGTCGCGACCGCGATCATCACTCACCTCCGCCACGGGCGCGGCCGTGGGAGTAGGTTCCGGGCGGCCAAGGTCGCGCCGTGA
- a CDS encoding nuclear transport factor 2 family protein has translation MPRIAARAPQEVFESHVRALLAEDLDAIVANFAEDAVSVTRTSVRHGHRGIRQAFIRLFLDLPHAKWHLKTTTFAKDVLFLEWSAQSEVSRAHRGVNTLVFGEGLIRAQTIRYTLLPAPAPGSPPIRSWPS, from the coding sequence GTGCCACGTATCGCAGCCCGCGCGCCGCAAGAAGTCTTCGAGAGCCATGTCAGGGCACTTCTCGCCGAGGACCTGGACGCCATCGTGGCGAACTTCGCCGAGGACGCGGTGTCCGTCACCCGTACCAGCGTTCGCCACGGACACCGGGGCATTCGCCAGGCCTTCATCCGGCTCTTCCTGGACCTGCCCCACGCGAAATGGCACCTGAAGACCACCACCTTCGCCAAGGATGTGCTCTTCCTGGAGTGGTCCGCCCAATCCGAGGTCAGCCGGGCCCACCGCGGCGTCAACACTCTCGTCTTCGGTGAGGGTTTGATCCGGGCTCAGACGATCCGCTACACGCTCTTGCCGGCCCCTGCCCCGGGTTCACCCCCCATTCGCTCCTGGCCATCTTGA
- a CDS encoding response regulator, which yields MLFQTVRGKGAHNDEAVSPANRSPGDTGTLTIHFAVRDTGAGIPAERTAQLFQPFEQADSSTTRRFGGTGLGLAISRRLVDLMGGTIWVKSTHGHGSTFHFTVPTREVPPSQRRPHAPPPVILRGKRLLAVDDNPTNRQILARQAGNLRMDARVTGSHRQALAWIRDEMPFDVAVLDMHMPDMDGVTLAQQIRHHRPSLPMILLSSLGGPNLAAEQRVLFHACLSKPVKSTHLQTSLAQALQPEAAAEHSEQIRSVTPSVPPDTAPLRILLAEDNRVNQQLALRMLEKIGYEAVDLASDGAQALEVLRHKTYDVVLMDVPMPAMNGLEASRAIHDRWPEDQRPRIIALTASATREDHEACIAAGLDDYLTKPLTIKALQTTLARWIRGPGSAPSGSRDAPSHPDPSATGATGLTGSTAADGLIDSLGARDTARLIDAFIDEAPNVLSELRRAMHEHDPERIGRAAHTLGSTTQTFGLEQIARLCQALETLAAHGAPTSAAHLLDDIDAAWPATLEALHRMRLAILPDQPEAARDRHGAPGRAAPHPIHGPRNSSQD from the coding sequence ATGCTCTTCCAGACCGTGCGTGGGAAGGGCGCCCACAACGACGAAGCCGTATCCCCAGCCAACCGGTCACCCGGTGACACCGGGACGCTCACCATCCACTTCGCGGTCCGCGACACTGGCGCCGGTATCCCCGCGGAGCGCACCGCCCAGCTGTTCCAACCTTTCGAGCAGGCCGACTCCTCCACAACCCGACGCTTTGGCGGCACCGGGCTGGGCCTGGCCATCAGCCGACGGCTGGTCGACCTCATGGGCGGCACCATCTGGGTGAAATCCACACACGGGCACGGCTCGACTTTCCACTTCACCGTCCCAACAAGGGAAGTCCCGCCGTCACAGCGACGCCCGCACGCGCCACCACCCGTGATCTTGCGGGGCAAGCGCCTGCTGGCAGTGGACGACAACCCCACCAATCGCCAGATCCTGGCCCGCCAGGCCGGCAATCTCCGAATGGACGCTCGCGTCACCGGATCACACCGGCAAGCACTGGCCTGGATCCGCGACGAAATGCCGTTCGACGTCGCGGTCCTGGACATGCACATGCCTGACATGGACGGTGTCACTCTCGCCCAGCAGATCCGCCACCACCGCCCCAGTCTGCCGATGATCCTCCTGTCCTCCCTCGGAGGGCCCAACCTCGCCGCCGAACAGCGGGTCCTGTTCCACGCCTGCCTGTCCAAACCCGTCAAATCCACACACCTGCAGACGAGCTTGGCGCAGGCCCTGCAGCCCGAGGCGGCAGCCGAACACAGCGAGCAGATCAGGTCGGTCACACCGTCGGTGCCCCCCGACACGGCGCCGCTGCGGATCCTGCTGGCCGAGGACAACCGCGTCAACCAGCAGCTCGCTCTGCGCATGCTCGAAAAGATCGGCTACGAGGCGGTGGACCTCGCCAGCGACGGGGCCCAGGCCTTGGAAGTCTTGCGCCACAAAACCTATGACGTGGTCCTCATGGACGTCCCCATGCCTGCCATGAACGGACTCGAAGCCTCCCGAGCGATTCATGACCGATGGCCGGAGGACCAACGCCCGCGGATCATCGCGCTGACTGCCAGTGCCACCCGCGAAGACCACGAAGCCTGTATCGCGGCCGGCCTGGACGACTACCTCACCAAACCCCTCACCATCAAAGCCCTACAGACCACCCTGGCCCGTTGGATACGCGGGCCGGGCAGCGCCCCCTCCGGCTCGCGGGACGCGCCCTCACACCCCGACCCGTCCGCCACCGGCGCGACCGGCCTGACCGGCTCAACCGCCGCAGACGGGCTGATCGACTCCCTCGGCGCGCGCGACACGGCGCGGCTGATCGACGCGTTCATCGACGAGGCACCCAACGTGCTCAGCGAACTCCGCCGAGCCATGCACGAACACGATCCCGAACGGATCGGCCGAGCCGCGCACACCCTCGGATCCACCACCCAGACCTTCGGCCTGGAACAGATCGCACGGCTGTGTCAGGCCCTGGAAACCCTCGCGGCACACGGTGCCCCCACCTCGGCCGCACACCTCCTCGACGACATCGACGCGGCCTGGCCGGCCACCCTCGAGGCACTGCACCGGATGCGGCTCGCGATCTTGCCGGACCAGCCGGAGGCCGCTCGCGACAGACACGGAGCACCCGGCCGAGCCGCACCGCATCCCATCCACGGACCAAGGAACTCGTCGCAGGACTGA